From the Desulfovibrio sp. Huiquan2017 genome, the window GACGAAGGCGGCGAGCCGCCCTCCCTGGGCGACCTGGCCCGAAACGCGGGTTTAAGTCCCGCCCACTTCCAACGCCTGTTCAAGGCCCGCGCGGGGGTCTCTCCCAAGGAGTACGCCCTGGCCCTGCGCGATGATCGCGTACGCGCCGCCCTGACCCGAGGTCTGTCCGTGACCGAGGCCATTTTTGAGGCGGGCTTCGGCTCGGCCAGCCGCTTCTATGAGCGCGCCGAGCGGACCTTGGGCATGTCCCCGTCCGTCTACCGCAAGGGCGGCCGTGGCCTGGTCATCCGCCATGCCGTGGCCGAATCCTTCCTCGGCCCGATCCTGGCCGGGGTCACCGACCGGGGCGTCTGCGCCATCGAGTTCGGCGAGACCGCCGAAGCCCTGGTCCAAGCCCTGCGCGACCGTTTTCCCGAGGCCGAACTGCGCGACGCCCGGACCGAGCTGACCCCGCTTCTGGCTGAGGTGGCCGACTTCATCGGCTGTCCCGGCCAGGGATTGGACCTGCCGTTGGACATTCTGGGCACCGCCTTCCAACAGCGCGTCTGGCGGGAATTGGCCCGCATCCCGGCGGGCGAGACCCGCACCTATGCCGACGTGGCCCGCGCCCTGGGCCAACCCAAGGGTG encodes:
- the ada gene encoding bifunctional DNA-binding transcriptional regulator/O6-methylguanine-DNA methyltransferase Ada, with translation MTRYTDRDARLRAVLQRDREAADAFRYAVRTTGVYCRPGCPSRTPRPENIEFFDTPSQAETAGYRPCKRCRPDDPVHRDIDSDRVVQACRAMERTLDEGGEPPSLGDLARNAGLSPAHFQRLFKARAGVSPKEYALALRDDRVRAALTRGLSVTEAIFEAGFGSASRFYERAERTLGMSPSVYRKGGRGLVIRHAVAESFLGPILAGVTDRGVCAIEFGETAEALVQALRDRFPEAELRDARTELTPLLAEVADFIGCPGQGLDLPLDILGTAFQQRVWRELARIPAGETRTYADVARALGQPKGARAVAAACAANPLAVAVPCHRVLRKSGELAGYRWGVERKQALLDREREEASPATGSGEGKNAEK